In Mixophyes fleayi isolate aMixFle1 chromosome 4, aMixFle1.hap1, whole genome shotgun sequence, the following proteins share a genomic window:
- the LOC142150367 gene encoding olfactory receptor 5AP2-like codes for MDVINKTQVTVFVFSGLTDNEELALFLFILFLHVYMVTVVGNIGMMAVVHNTSNLHTPMYFFLSYLSLVDLVYSSVITPKMLSDLMSMRKTISFDGCALQFFFFAALACTEVLLLSIMSYDRYAAICHPLHYVSIMTMKKCWYMVVLAFLFSFFLSSVQTNSIFSLQFCGSNLIDHFYCDMPPLLQLSCSDTFSCDIFALSFIGSCGMGSFLTILISYTFIISSILRIKSAEGRQKAFSTCSSHLMCVSIFYVTLFFTYLRSPSNVLEKQDKIAAVFYSVVTPMLNPLIYSLRNQEVKRVITGGIRNVTNVLLFIRDKVEILSIMINSRKSYM; via the coding sequence aTGGACGTCATAAACAAGACACAAGTGACAGTCTTTGTGTTTTCTGGACTTACTGACAATGAAGAACTTGCCCTGTTCCTCTTCATATTATTCTTACATGTTTACATGGTGACTGTAGTGGGAAACATCGGCATGATGGCTGTTGTCCATAACACATCCAACCTCCACACTCCGATGTACTTCTTCCTGAGTTACCTCTCTCTGGTGGACCTTGTCTACTCCTCAGTTATTACTCCTAAAATGTTGTCCGACCTTATGTCCATGAGGAAGACCATCTCATTTGATGGATGTGCCCTTCAGTTCTTCTTCTTTGCTGCTCTGGCATGTACTGAGGTGTTACTTCTCTCAATTATGTCGTATGACCGATATGCTGCCATATGTCACCCTCTCCATTATGTCTCAATAATGACCATGAAAAAATGTTGGTATATGGTTGTCCTGGCTTTCTTGTTTAGCTTCTTTCTGTCATCTGTGCAGACCAACAGTATATTCAGTCTCCAATTCTGTGGATCAAACCTTATAGACCACTTCTATTGTGACATGCCTCCACTTCTCCAACTGTCCTGCTCGGACACATTCTCCTGTGACATATTTGCTCTTTCCTTCATAGGTTCTTGTGGAATGGGTTCATTCTTAACCATCCTGATCTCATACACTTTTATCATATCTTCCATTCTACGGATAAAATCTGCTGAGGGCAGACAGAAAGCCTTCAGTACATGCTCTTCCCATCTCATGTGTGTTTCCATCTTCTACGTGACACTTTTCTTCACTTACCTACGCTCTCCTTCAAATGTCTTAGAGAAACAAGACAAGATAGCTGCTGTCTTCTACTCAGTGGTGACACCGATGCTGAATCCACTTATATACAGTCTGAGGAACCAAGAGGTGAAAAGAGTCATTACAGGAGGAATACGCAACGTTACCAATGTTCTGTTATTTATTAGAGATAAAGTTGAGATTCTATCAATCATGATAAACTCTCGGAAATCATATATGTAG
- the LOC142150368 gene encoding olfactory receptor 5AR1-like produces the protein MDIINKTQVTVFVFSGLTDNRELALFLFILFLHVYMVTVVGNIGMMAVVHNTSNLHTPMYFFLSYLSLVDLVYSSVITPKMLSDLMSMRKTITFDGCALQFFFFAALACTEVLLLSSMSYDRYAAICHPLHYVSIMTKKKCWYLVVLAFSFSFFLSSVQTSCVFSLQFCGSNLIDHFYCDLPPLLQLSCSDTFSCDIFTLSFIGSCGMGSFLTILISYTFIISSILRIKSAEGRQKAFSTCSSHLMCVSIFYVTIFFTYLRSPSNVLEKQDKIAAVFYSVVTPMLNPLIYSLRNQEVKRVITGGIRNVTNVLLFIRDKLRFYQS, from the coding sequence aTGGACATCATTAACAAGACACAAGTGACAGTCTTTGTGTTTTCTGGACTTACTGACAATAGAGAACTTGCCCTGTTTCTCTTCATATTATTCTTGCATGTTTATATGGTGACTGTAGTGGGTAACATCGGTATGATGGCTGTTGTCCATAACACATCCAACCTCCACACTCCGATGTACTTCTTCCTAAGTTACCTCTCTCTGGTGGACCTTGTCTACTCCTCAGTTATTACTCCTAAAATGTTATCTGACCTTATGTCCATGAGGAAGACTATCACATTTGATGGATGTGCCCTTCAGTTCTTCTTCTTTGCTGCACTGGCATGTACTGAGGTTTTACTTCTCTCAAGTATGTCGTATGACCGATATGCTGCCATATGTCACCCTCTCCATTATGTCTCAATAATGACCAAGAAAAAATGTTGGTATCTGGTTGTCCTGGCTTTCTCGTTTAGCTTCTTTCTGTCATCTGTGCAGACCAGCTGTGTATTCAGTCTCCAATTCTGTGGATCAAACCTTATAGACCACTTCTATTGTGACTTGCCTCCACTGCTCCAATTGTCCTGCTCGGATACCTTCTCCTGTGACATATTTACTCTTTCCTTCATAGGTTCTTGTGGGATGGGTTCATTCTTAACCATCCTGATCTCATACACTTTCATCATATCTTCCATTCTACGGATAAAATCTGCTGAGGGCAGACAGAAAGCCTTCAGTACATGCTCTTCTCATCTCATGTGTGTTTCCATCTTCTACGTGACAATTTTCTTCACTTACCTACGCTCTCCTTCAAATGTCTTAGAGAAACAAGACAAGATAGCTGCTGTCTTCTACTCAGTGGTGACACCGATGCTGAATCCACTTATATACAGTCTGAGGAACCAAGAGGTGAAGAGAGTCATTACAGGAGGAATACGCAATGTTACCAATGTTCTGTTATTTATTAGAGATAAGTTGAGATTCTATCAATCATGA